CAGCAGGTGCTCACGGATCAGTTCGGAGGCGCAGTCGGCGCGGCTGGCGACGATCGCGATCACTCACGTCGGTAGGGGCCCGGGAGGAAAAAACCGGTCGGGATCAGTCAGCCCCGCCGGGACGGACTTCGCGCGAGCCGACGGCGGATCGGGCGGTTGCTCCCGCCCGGGCGAAGAGGTTCCGGAGCTCCCCGCGGCGGGTCACAAGCAGGTAGCCCCCGAGCAGGAGATAGACGGCGGTATACCCGTACAGGAGATCGAGGCTTAGCGCCTCGGCGACGCCCTCGGGATAGATCCGGATGACGGCGAACTCGATGGCGACCTGCGAGACGAACAGGACCAAGAGGACGAGCGCCTCGCGCACGCTGATCTCGAAGTTCGAGAGGATCGCGAGCGCGAAGAGGCTCTGGGCGGCGGTGATCCAGATCTCGGCGACCTGCTTCTGGTCGAACGGAAGCGCTCCAAGGTGGCCCGCAGCGATGGAGTAAACCACCGCGAGCGTCCCGATCAGGAGCGTCCACTGGTTGAGCTTCGAGGAGATCAACGCGTTGAACCCCGCCGTCGAGCGGGCCTTGTTGACGAGGTAGGCGACGACGATGAGTTCGGGCGATTCACTCGCGAGCGGCGCGATCCACTGGATCATGAAGAACTCCGGGATGCCGTTCTGGATGCCGATGGTCTCAAGACCCATCGCGAAGGGGTGGACGGCGGTGTAAATCATCGCCCCCGAATAGGCAAACAGCGAAAGGACGACCCCGATCCGGGCCGGCTTCGGGAACGACTGGAAGTACGCGGGAACCCCGACCTGTTCTTCGTGTTCCTCGACATCGCCGCGCGCGATGATGAGGATGTACAGCACGTACAGTCCCACGAGGACGGCCGTATCGAAGAGGCCGATCCCGCCGGCGGACCCGCCGCCGGTCAGGCTCGCCATGCTGAACGGGACGACGAAGGCGAAGGCGGTCGCCGCAAAGAGGAACGCGATCTCGACGCTCAGATCCCGGTCGATGGAGACGGCGTTTCGTAGGCGTCCCTCCCGGTGCTCGACGGCAGGATCGCTCGCGGACCCCGCCCGGTAGACGGTAAAGAGCGCGATGGCCGACCAGCCGAGACCGATGAGGATGCGGTTCGCGCCGGTCATGTTCGCGACCGCGAGGTTCGCGGCGTCGGCTCCCCGCTGGGTGCCCTCTAGCGAGCCGGCCTGCCAGGCGTACAGCGCGTCGACGGCGTACTCGGGGGCGACCGCAAGCACCGCAAGCACCGCGATGGCGAAGGCACGAGGGACGTCCTTCTCCGCGGTTTCGGCCCCCCACGCCAGCAGGAACGACGAGCCGAGGACTGCGATCCCGGAGACCGCGACGGTAAGCACCGCCGAGTAGGGGGCACCGGGTTCGACGTGACCGCCGTGGGTGAACCACGTATACACCCACGGAACGGTGAGGACGAACGTCAGGACGACCGCGACGAGCGGGTGGCGAAAACGCTGTAGCATCGTCCTGAGAGGGGCGGGATAGGCACGTATCTCTTTTGTTACTCGGTCGGCCCGCAAACGGAGGTTCGTGGACCGGGTTCGGTCCGGTCCGTTTATCGGGTGGGGCGACGACACTACTCTCGTTATGGACGTCTACGGACTCCTCGGCAACCCCGTCGGCCACTCGCTATCCCCGCCGATGCACGAGGCGGCCTACCGGGAACTCGGAATGGACGCCCGGTACGTCACCTTCGAGCCCGACCCGGAGTCGCTCGAGGCTGCGATCTCCGGGGCGAGCGCGCTCGGGATCAAGGGACTGAACGTGACGATCCCGTTCAAACAGGAGGTGCTCACGCTCGTGGAACTCGACGACCTGGCCGACCGGATCGGTGCGGTCAACACCATCGACCTTACGGGGACGCCGACGGGGTACAACACCGACGCCGCGGGTGCGCGCCGGGCGCTCGAGCGCCACGACGTCGATCTCGACGGCGCGCGTGCGGTGCTGATCGGGGCCGGCGGGGCCGCACGCGCGATCGCGTTCGTCCTCGCCGACGAAGGGGCGACGATTCAGATCGCAAACCGGACCAAAGAGCGCGCAGAGGAACTCGCAACGGCGGTCCCGCAGACGACCGGCCACGGCCTCCCGGACCTGCCGGACCTGCTCGAAAACGCCGATGTGCTCATCAACGCCACCAGCGTCGGGATGGAGACGGACACCTCGCCGGTGCCCGCGGAGTCGCTACACCGCCATCTGACGGTCATGGACGTCGTCTACCGGCCCCTCGAGACCCGGCTGCTCAGGGACGCAAAGCAGACCGGCGCCGAGACGGTCGACGGGGGGTGGATGTTGCTCTATCAGGGCGTCGAAGCACTCGAACGCTGGACGGGACGGGAGGCGCCGGTCGAGGCGATGAACGAAACCCTCCGAGGGGAACTGACCGACGAGGCGGGCGCTTTTAAGTAGGTCGGCACGTATATCCCCCCAATGGCACTGCTGAACAAGCTGAAATCGTTGCTCGGACTCGACGACGGGCAGTCGGGTAGCGATCGGCAGGGCACCGACGACGTCGGCGTCACGGTCGAACGCGACTCCGGCGCCAGCGCCGGCAAACCGGCCGAGGAGTCCCCGCCGTCGACGCCCGCTCCCGGATCCGAGGACGCCGAACCCGAACCGGCAGACGGGAGCAAGTCCGATCCCGAACCCGAGGCCGGGACGGAGCCGGCCGCTGGGACCGACGTCGAGGCCGAGATCGAGTCCCCGTCGCCGGCCACCGGGACGGACGACGTCGAGGAGCATTCGGAGGGCCAGGAGGGCCCGCTCATCGACTCGGAGTCCGAGCCCATGGAGACGGTCGAGTCCGAACCCGTCGACGAAACCGGGACCGAAACCGAGGACGCGGACCGAGACTCCCACACCGGAACCGACGCCGCGGGACCGGAGGCGGCCGAACAGGAGGCCCTCCGGGAGATCAAGGGGATCGGGCCCTCGTATGCGACGAAGCTCTCGGAGGCCGGCGTCGACTCGGTCGCGGACTTAGCTGCGGCCGACGCGGGCGAGCTCTCGTCGGCGACGGGCCTCTCCGAGAAGCGCATTCAGGGTTGGATCGACCGCGCACAGGCGCGCTGAGTGGCGTCGGTCGGACTACTCGATGAGGAACGCGGGTTCCTCGACGCTTTCTGCCTTGCAGTCGGGACACCGAGAAGGGACGTTCAGCGGGTCGTCGAACGCCGAGAACCCACACTCGCGACACGTCGGCGGGGAGACCAGCAGGCGTCCGTCCGTGCCCTCGGTGCTCCGAGAGACGTGCTCGACGTGTGAGAGTGCGCTTTCGGTCGTGATCGCGAACTCGCTTGCGAGCGCGCTGGGGGTCGCAGGCCCCTCGCGCAGGCGGGCGGCGATGCGCTGGCGTGTGGTGGCGCTCGATTCGCGCATACGAATCGGAGACGGCGCGAGCACAAAAACCGTCGGTGTCGTGGTCGGTGGGAGCGCCCGGCACGGGAAAACGACTTAGCGTCGGGGCCTCATGTGCGAGCATGGACGCCATCGTGTTGGCAGGTGGGTACGCGACCCGGTTGTGGCCGATCACGAAACACAGGCCGAAGATGTTCCTCCCGGTCGGCGGGGAGACGGTCATCGATCAGGTGTTTGCGGGACTCGAGGCCGACGAGCGGATCGAGGACGTCTACGTCAGCACCAACGAGCGCTTCGCCGAGGACTTCGAGGAGCACATCGCGGCGAGTCGCTTCGAGAAACCCCGCGTCTCCGTCGAGGACACGAGCGCCGAGGACGAGAAGTTCGGCGTGGTCGGCGCGCTCGCCCAGTTGATCGAACGGGAGGGACTCGCCGAGGACACCCTCGTCATCGCGGGGGACAACCTGATCAGTTTCGACGTCAGCGACTTTATCGACTTCTTC
The DNA window shown above is from Halalkalicoccus jeotgali B3 and carries:
- a CDS encoding shikimate dehydrogenase yields the protein MDVYGLLGNPVGHSLSPPMHEAAYRELGMDARYVTFEPDPESLEAAISGASALGIKGLNVTIPFKQEVLTLVELDDLADRIGAVNTIDLTGTPTGYNTDAAGARRALERHDVDLDGARAVLIGAGGAARAIAFVLADEGATIQIANRTKERAEELATAVPQTTGHGLPDLPDLLENADVLINATSVGMETDTSPVPAESLHRHLTVMDVVYRPLETRLLRDAKQTGAETVDGGWMLLYQGVEALERWTGREAPVEAMNETLRGELTDEAGAFK
- a CDS encoding sodium/calcium exchanger protein yields the protein MLQRFRHPLVAVVLTFVLTVPWVYTWFTHGGHVEPGAPYSAVLTVAVSGIAVLGSSFLLAWGAETAEKDVPRAFAIAVLAVLAVAPEYAVDALYAWQAGSLEGTQRGADAANLAVANMTGANRILIGLGWSAIALFTVYRAGSASDPAVEHREGRLRNAVSIDRDLSVEIAFLFAATAFAFVVPFSMASLTGGGSAGGIGLFDTAVLVGLYVLYILIIARGDVEEHEEQVGVPAYFQSFPKPARIGVVLSLFAYSGAMIYTAVHPFAMGLETIGIQNGIPEFFMIQWIAPLASESPELIVVAYLVNKARSTAGFNALISSKLNQWTLLIGTLAVVYSIAAGHLGALPFDQKQVAEIWITAAQSLFALAILSNFEISVREALVLLVLFVSQVAIEFAVIRIYPEGVAEALSLDLLYGYTAVYLLLGGYLLVTRRGELRNLFARAGATARSAVGSREVRPGGAD
- a CDS encoding transcriptional regulator, with product MRESSATTRQRIAARLREGPATPSALASEFAITTESALSHVEHVSRSTEGTDGRLLVSPPTCRECGFSAFDDPLNVPSRCPDCKAESVEEPAFLIE
- a CDS encoding helix-hairpin-helix domain-containing protein, which gives rise to MALLNKLKSLLGLDDGQSGSDRQGTDDVGVTVERDSGASAGKPAEESPPSTPAPGSEDAEPEPADGSKSDPEPEAGTEPAAGTDVEAEIESPSPATGTDDVEEHSEGQEGPLIDSESEPMETVESEPVDETGTETEDADRDSHTGTDAAGPEAAEQEALREIKGIGPSYATKLSEAGVDSVADLAAADAGELSSATGLSEKRIQGWIDRAQAR